In the genome of Halobacterium noricense, one region contains:
- a CDS encoding ABC transporter permease, with protein sequence MSNATVQSTDSVPESVRRAGKFVFDWIPLAVLALLWEYASGTVVPAEVLPSPSIVAGEIQVLIVEGTMFSHLFVSLYRIGVGLGLSIAAGVLLGIGMARLDPVENFFEVLLALTYPIPKTALVPLAILWLGVGTETAVLIVFLACLLPIVMNAYNAAENVDQNLVWAAKMMGTEGRRLFVKVIIPATIPDIMTGIRQAVPIAFIALVSAELIASDQGIGYLILTAGQIGNYPTMFANIVVISAVAYFAVRGFEILRERVLVWT encoded by the coding sequence GTGAGCAACGCCACCGTCCAGTCGACGGACAGCGTCCCGGAATCCGTCCGGCGCGCCGGGAAGTTCGTCTTCGACTGGATTCCGCTCGCCGTCCTCGCGCTCCTGTGGGAGTACGCCAGCGGGACCGTCGTTCCCGCGGAAGTGCTGCCATCGCCGAGCATCGTTGCCGGCGAAATACAGGTGCTCATCGTGGAGGGCACGATGTTCTCGCACCTGTTCGTCTCACTGTACCGTATCGGCGTCGGCCTCGGACTGAGCATCGCCGCCGGCGTGCTGCTCGGCATCGGGATGGCCCGCCTCGACCCCGTCGAGAACTTCTTCGAGGTGCTGCTCGCGCTCACGTACCCGATTCCGAAGACCGCGTTGGTCCCGCTCGCGATTCTCTGGCTGGGCGTCGGTACCGAGACCGCGGTCCTCATCGTGTTCCTCGCGTGCCTGCTCCCCATCGTGATGAACGCGTACAACGCCGCCGAGAACGTCGACCAGAACCTCGTGTGGGCGGCGAAGATGATGGGGACCGAGGGCCGCCGGTTGTTCGTCAAGGTCATCATCCCGGCCACGATTCCCGACATAATGACCGGCATCCGGCAGGCGGTTCCCATCGCGTTCATCGCGCTGGTGAGCGCGGAACTCATCGCCTCCGACCAGGGCATCGGCTACCTCATCCTGACGGCCGGCCAGATCGGCAACTACCCGACGATGTTCGCGAATATCGTCGTCATCTCCGCGGTCGCGTACTTCGCCGTCCGTGGATTCGAAATCCTCCGTGAACGGGTGTTAGTATGGACGTGA
- a CDS encoding ABC transporter ATP-binding protein, with translation MDGNVTISNLEKVYDDGSERTIAVEDLSFDIDGGEFVSVVGPSGCGKSTLLYLVAGFLDETSGTIDIDGTPIDGPGTDRGVVFQDYALFPWRTVMENVTYGLEEQDMPEEERRSTAQKYIDMMDLSGFEDNYPKELSGGMKQRVGLARTLAYDPKILLMDEPFGALDQPLREDLQDQLIDIWGDLDKTVIFVTHDVEEAVYLSDTVMVMTRHPGTKKTVTEVDIDRSQSREDIITSDAFTETKNEVWKSLREETQPEVQP, from the coding sequence ATGGACGGAAACGTCACGATATCCAACCTCGAAAAAGTGTACGACGACGGCTCCGAGCGGACCATCGCCGTCGAGGACCTCTCTTTCGACATCGACGGCGGCGAGTTCGTCAGCGTCGTCGGGCCGTCCGGGTGTGGGAAGAGCACGCTGCTGTACCTCGTCGCCGGCTTCCTCGACGAGACCTCCGGCACCATCGACATCGACGGGACGCCCATCGACGGTCCCGGAACCGACCGCGGTGTCGTCTTCCAGGACTACGCGCTGTTCCCGTGGCGGACGGTCATGGAGAACGTGACCTACGGGCTCGAAGAACAGGACATGCCCGAGGAGGAGCGCCGCTCGACCGCCCAGAAGTACATCGACATGATGGACCTCTCGGGCTTCGAGGACAACTACCCGAAGGAGCTCTCCGGCGGGATGAAACAGCGCGTCGGGCTCGCGCGCACCCTGGCCTACGACCCGAAGATTCTGTTGATGGACGAGCCGTTCGGCGCGCTCGACCAACCGCTGCGCGAGGACCTCCAGGACCAACTCATCGACATCTGGGGTGACCTCGACAAGACCGTCATCTTCGTCACCCACGACGTCGAGGAAGCCGTCTACCTCTCGGACACAGTGATGGTGATGACCCGCCACCCCGGCACGAAGAAGACCGTCACGGAGGTCGACATCGACCGCTCGCAGTCCCGCGAGGACATTATCACCAGCGACGCGTTCACCGAGACGAAAAACGAGGTCTGGAAGTCGCTCAGGGAGGAGACCCAACCGGAGGTGCAACCGTAA
- a CDS encoding LUD domain-containing protein, whose translation MSADRERKAAKIRHLLETEGDAVFENTTHVNAGRYETNSHRDDIDELRDAARAIKEDAIERLPELVETVKESVEANGGEVYVADDAADANRYITEVTESKGAETLAKSKSMTTEEIDVNDALADAGVDVTETDLGEFVVQVADEAPSHLVGPAFHKSTEDIAELFNAHFDPDEPFETAEDLTQFARDHVGEKIVDADVGMTGANFVFAESGTVALVTNEGNARKCAVTPDTHVAVAGIEKLIPSVDDFPPFAELIARAAGGQDIATYLSLLSPPVDSPVVDFDEPDEPLDASTDDREFHLVLLDNGRTEMREDDDLRETLYCIRCGACANSCANFQHVGGHAFGGETYTGGIATGWEAGVHGLDSAAEFNDLCTGCSRCVDACPVKIDIPWINTVVRDRINRGADAEFDWLVEGLTPDADPGGVDLQKRLFGNFGTLAKLGSATAPVSNWLADWGPTRAVMERVAGVDRRRDLPEFQRETLVDWFEARDPLPAAGDADREVVLYPDAYTNYVLVDRGKAAVRTLEALGVDVAVAPCHESGRAPLSQGMIATARENAERVADSLDPHLDSGRDVVVVEPSDLAAFRREYEHLLDDDRAERLAEHSYEVMEYVYGLLENGADADLLASGGEVAFHSHCQQRTLDVDVYTEAVFERLGYDVVTSDVECCGMAGSFGYKSEYYELSVDVGETLADQFEAQDVAQRELVASGASCHEQLGSLLPQASTHPVELVAPE comes from the coding sequence ATGAGCGCCGACCGCGAGCGCAAGGCCGCGAAGATTCGCCACCTGCTCGAAACCGAGGGCGACGCCGTCTTCGAGAACACTACGCACGTCAACGCGGGTCGCTACGAGACCAACAGCCACCGCGACGACATCGACGAGCTGCGGGACGCGGCCCGCGCCATCAAGGAGGACGCCATCGAGCGCCTCCCCGAACTCGTCGAGACGGTCAAGGAGTCCGTGGAGGCCAACGGCGGCGAAGTGTACGTCGCCGACGACGCCGCCGACGCGAACCGCTACATCACGGAGGTCACCGAGTCCAAGGGCGCGGAGACGTTGGCGAAGTCGAAGTCGATGACGACCGAGGAAATCGACGTGAACGACGCGCTGGCGGACGCAGGCGTCGACGTCACGGAGACGGACCTCGGGGAGTTCGTCGTGCAGGTCGCCGACGAAGCGCCCTCCCACCTCGTCGGGCCGGCGTTCCACAAGTCCACCGAGGACATCGCGGAGCTGTTCAACGCTCACTTCGACCCCGACGAGCCATTCGAAACCGCCGAGGACCTGACGCAGTTCGCGCGCGACCACGTCGGCGAGAAGATAGTGGACGCCGACGTGGGGATGACCGGCGCGAACTTCGTGTTCGCCGAGTCGGGCACCGTCGCGCTCGTCACCAACGAGGGCAACGCCCGGAAGTGCGCGGTCACGCCGGACACGCACGTCGCGGTCGCGGGCATCGAGAAACTGATTCCGAGCGTCGACGACTTCCCGCCGTTCGCGGAACTCATCGCGCGCGCCGCCGGCGGCCAGGACATCGCGACGTACCTCTCGCTGCTCTCCCCGCCCGTCGACTCGCCGGTCGTGGACTTCGACGAGCCGGACGAACCACTGGACGCGAGTACGGACGACCGCGAGTTCCACCTCGTGTTGCTGGACAACGGCCGCACGGAGATGCGCGAGGACGACGACCTCCGGGAGACCCTGTACTGCATCCGCTGTGGCGCGTGCGCGAATTCGTGTGCGAACTTCCAGCACGTCGGCGGGCACGCGTTCGGCGGCGAGACGTACACTGGTGGCATCGCGACCGGCTGGGAGGCCGGCGTCCACGGCCTCGACTCGGCGGCGGAGTTCAACGACCTCTGCACGGGCTGTTCGCGCTGTGTCGACGCCTGCCCGGTGAAAATCGACATTCCGTGGATCAACACGGTCGTCCGCGACCGCATCAACCGCGGCGCAGACGCGGAGTTCGACTGGCTCGTCGAGGGGCTCACGCCGGACGCCGACCCGGGTGGCGTGGACCTCCAGAAGCGCCTGTTCGGGAATTTCGGGACGCTCGCGAAGCTCGGCTCCGCGACCGCGCCGGTCTCGAACTGGCTCGCCGACTGGGGGCCGACGCGCGCGGTGATGGAGCGCGTCGCGGGCGTAGACCGCCGCCGCGACCTCCCGGAGTTCCAGCGCGAAACGCTCGTGGACTGGTTCGAGGCCCGAGACCCGCTCCCGGCTGCCGGCGACGCCGACCGCGAGGTCGTCCTCTACCCGGACGCCTACACCAACTACGTGCTCGTCGACCGCGGGAAGGCCGCCGTCCGGACGCTGGAAGCGCTCGGCGTGGACGTGGCCGTCGCACCGTGCCACGAGAGTGGGCGCGCACCGCTCTCCCAGGGGATGATTGCAACCGCGCGCGAGAACGCCGAACGCGTCGCCGACAGTCTCGACCCGCACCTCGATTCGGGACGCGACGTGGTCGTTGTCGAACCCTCGGACCTGGCGGCGTTCCGCCGCGAGTACGAGCACCTCCTCGACGACGACCGCGCCGAGCGCCTCGCCGAGCACAGCTACGAGGTCATGGAGTACGTCTACGGCCTCTTGGAGAACGGCGCGGACGCCGACCTGCTCGCCTCGGGCGGCGAGGTGGCGTTCCACAGCCACTGCCAGCAGCGCACGCTCGACGTCGACGTCTACACGGAGGCGGTGTTCGAGCGCCTCGGCTACGACGTCGTCACGTCGGACGTGGAGTGTTGTGGGATGGCGGGGAGCTTCGGCTACAAGTCCGAGTACTACGAGCTCAGCGTCGACGTCGGGGAGACGCTCGCCGACCAGTTCGAGGCTCAGGACGTCGCCCAGCGCGAGCTCGTCGCCAGTGGCGCGTCCTGCCACGAGCAACTCGGGTCGCTGCTCCCGCAGGCGTCGACACACCCCGTCGAACTCGTCGCGCCGGAGTAG
- a CDS encoding LUD domain-containing protein: protein MRTDTIDQFASSLAAADVACTRVEAAEFSAALDDVVDAPAVGVPLGIDGVSLDDTAVELPPTPRLLREAETGVTRVHGIVDHGSFVIQADAAGTEPVSLYPRTHVGVVRASDLHADVEETASWLGEEFDAGRDAAVLATGASATADMGELVHGVHGPQSVHAVVVTDR, encoded by the coding sequence ATGCGAACGGACACCATAGACCAGTTCGCGTCCTCGCTAGCGGCCGCCGACGTCGCCTGCACCCGCGTCGAGGCTGCGGAGTTCTCCGCGGCGCTCGACGACGTCGTCGATGCACCGGCCGTCGGCGTCCCACTCGGCATTGACGGCGTCTCACTGGACGATACTGCCGTCGAGTTGCCGCCGACGCCACGCCTGCTCCGGGAGGCCGAAACTGGCGTGACACGCGTCCACGGCATCGTCGACCACGGGAGCTTCGTGATTCAGGCCGACGCCGCGGGCACCGAACCGGTGAGCCTCTACCCGCGGACACACGTCGGCGTCGTCCGCGCCAGCGACCTCCACGCGGATGTCGAGGAGACCGCGTCGTGGCTCGGCGAGGAGTTCGACGCCGGCCGCGACGCCGCGGTGTTGGCGACGGGTGCCAGCGCCACCGCCGACATGGGCGAACTCGTCCACGGTGTCCACGGCCCGCAGTCGGTGCACGCAGTGGTGGTGACGGACCGATGA
- a CDS encoding universal stress protein — protein MAIVAAVDGEQIPDRVVEVGADLATQYDEELVVVHVMPQDTYEERASGGKTPDFGFPTASGTEYGGNDGESYSIDQARRDAGGVARDVATETLDDSPTDVSYVGRVSEVVSEVLGVVDDRDPTYLVVGGRKRTPVGKAVFGSSTQSFLLNASVPVVTVMTEE, from the coding sequence ATGGCCATCGTCGCAGCAGTCGACGGCGAACAGATTCCAGACCGGGTCGTCGAGGTCGGTGCCGACCTCGCCACGCAGTACGACGAAGAACTCGTCGTCGTCCACGTGATGCCACAGGACACCTACGAGGAGCGCGCCAGCGGCGGGAAGACGCCGGATTTCGGCTTCCCGACCGCGTCCGGCACCGAGTACGGCGGCAACGACGGCGAGTCGTACTCCATCGACCAGGCGCGCCGGGATGCCGGCGGCGTCGCTCGCGACGTCGCGACAGAGACGCTCGACGACTCTCCGACGGACGTCTCGTACGTCGGGCGCGTCAGCGAAGTGGTCTCGGAGGTGCTCGGTGTCGTCGACGACCGCGACCCGACGTATCTCGTCGTCGGCGGCCGGAAGCGTACGCCCGTCGGCAAGGCCGTCTTCGGGAGTTCCACCCAGTCGTTCCTCCTCAACGCGTCGGTTCCGGTCGTGACGGTCATGACCGAAGAGTGA
- a CDS encoding DUF3237 domain-containing protein — protein sequence MPGVIDEHSNEHLTPSLEHVLDLDIEVADPIEIGETGNGERRIIQITDGTVSGRIDGHVLPGGADYQLYRTERPTELVAKYAFETDSGSRVYVENRGIRYASPEDSRRLRDGEEVDPEDVYFRSVPEFETADPELDWLTQSVFVATGVRQPYGVKLAVYRVA from the coding sequence ATGCCAGGAGTTATCGACGAACACAGCAACGAGCACCTCACACCGTCGCTGGAGCACGTTCTCGACCTCGACATCGAGGTCGCCGACCCCATCGAAATCGGGGAGACCGGGAACGGCGAGCGCCGCATCATCCAAATTACCGACGGGACAGTGTCGGGTCGCATCGACGGGCACGTGCTCCCCGGCGGCGCGGACTACCAACTCTACCGCACCGAGCGCCCCACGGAACTAGTGGCGAAGTACGCCTTCGAGACGGACAGCGGCTCGCGCGTCTACGTGGAGAATCGCGGCATCCGGTACGCATCCCCCGAGGACAGCCGCCGACTGCGCGACGGGGAGGAAGTCGACCCCGAGGACGTCTACTTCCGCTCGGTGCCGGAGTTCGAGACCGCCGACCCGGAGCTCGACTGGCTGACCCAGAGCGTGTTCGTCGCGACCGGCGTCCGCCAGCCGTACGGCGTGAAACTGGCAGTGTACCGCGTCGCCTGA
- a CDS encoding amino acid ABC transporter substrate-binding protein: MGTFDKGQTRRSYLKSAGAAGALGITGLAGCTAFGGGGSNDTITVAAAVPETGRLSSVGTEMLRGYELGVDVINENGGIDGQEVELIVKDDESDPTTLRQVMQETLSNNDVDMIWGSFSSPLVMAGSALAENEGLPFLAVATCYEAPLTDEGKEWTYTPFPKTRDVTRATTGMLELVPEADRPERVGIWEENSGWGEEMAEAWETKLSEAGYEVAMRETYNTGNQDFSTLISQSESANVEALVACPQPPDGITAMTQINNSGYTPDFIEFVRASDPQAWWSALGESGNYVTMCPGWAPGMTGNGNQTLLDTYRANTEDAGENAVPRVMVGVGYNLVQTAQQALSGAESTEPDAIRSTLDESEFQTVIGEFSFDEYGMPEPGQLSAASAQWWNGDQQLVYPQTENAADLRFPIE; encoded by the coding sequence ATGGGCACGTTTGACAAAGGCCAGACGCGGCGGTCGTACCTGAAGTCGGCCGGCGCAGCCGGCGCGCTCGGCATCACTGGACTGGCAGGCTGTACAGCCTTCGGTGGCGGCGGGAGCAACGATACGATTACCGTCGCGGCCGCGGTTCCGGAGACGGGGCGGCTCTCCTCGGTCGGGACCGAGATGCTGCGCGGCTACGAACTCGGCGTCGACGTCATCAACGAGAACGGCGGCATCGACGGCCAAGAGGTCGAACTTATCGTGAAAGACGACGAGAGCGACCCCACGACGCTGCGCCAGGTCATGCAGGAGACCCTCAGCAACAACGACGTCGACATGATTTGGGGGAGCTTCTCCAGCCCGCTCGTGATGGCGGGCAGCGCGCTCGCCGAGAACGAGGGGCTGCCGTTCCTCGCGGTCGCCACCTGCTACGAGGCGCCACTGACCGACGAAGGCAAGGAGTGGACGTACACGCCGTTCCCGAAGACGCGGGACGTGACGCGCGCGACCACCGGCATGCTAGAGCTGGTCCCGGAAGCCGACCGCCCCGAGCGGGTCGGCATCTGGGAGGAGAACTCCGGCTGGGGCGAGGAGATGGCCGAAGCCTGGGAGACGAAGCTCTCGGAGGCCGGCTACGAAGTCGCGATGCGGGAGACGTACAACACGGGCAACCAGGACTTCTCGACGCTCATCTCCCAGTCCGAGAGCGCGAACGTCGAGGCGCTGGTTGCGTGCCCGCAGCCCCCGGACGGCATCACGGCGATGACCCAGATCAACAACAGCGGCTACACGCCCGACTTCATCGAGTTCGTGCGGGCGTCGGACCCGCAGGCGTGGTGGTCGGCGCTCGGCGAATCGGGCAACTACGTGACGATGTGCCCCGGCTGGGCCCCCGGGATGACCGGGAACGGCAACCAGACGCTGCTGGACACCTACCGTGCGAACACGGAGGACGCGGGCGAAAACGCCGTGCCGCGCGTGATGGTCGGCGTCGGCTACAACCTCGTACAGACCGCCCAGCAGGCGCTCTCCGGGGCCGAGTCCACGGAGCCGGACGCGATTCGGTCGACACTCGACGAATCGGAGTTCCAGACCGTCATCGGCGAGTTCAGCTTCGACGAGTACGGCATGCCCGAGCCGGGCCAGCTATCGGCCGCGAGCGCGCAGTGGTGGAACGGCGACCAGCAGCTCGTCTACCCGCAGACGGAGAACGCCGCGGACCTGCGCTTCCCCATCGAGTAG
- a CDS encoding aldehyde dehydrogenase family protein, producing MSLELSIDADWSEQFIGGEWVAADSGETIAVEDPSTRETVAEVPEGTEADVDAAYEAAAEAQEEWAQAPPAQRQEVLENVLHLLEEHEEDIVGLLGREAGGSAVMGGTSVHLASDQTNEAATLPRRMKGEHAASNIPGKENIVERQPKGVVTVISPWNFPLNLSMRAVAPAIAAGNSVVLKPSTNTPIVGGLLLAKLFEEAGLPEGVLNVVTGRGSEIGDRVASHPESSVVAFTGSTPVGRHVAGLAGENLAVPAMELGGNNAHIVTADADLDQAIDAAVFGSFVHQGQVCISINRHLVHEDIYDEYVQKLTERAESLPVGSAHDPETVVGPIIDESQRDEMLEYVEETIDAGATLETGGETLGVEGVSDSLVVEPTVLSDVTNDMSAACFEHFGPIAPVIPFSDVDEAVELANDTEYGLSGSVHAGDLGTGREIADRMDTGMVHVNDQPINDEAHVPFSGTNASGVGGYNTTDFLDEVTEQKWISVQHEPREYPF from the coding sequence ATGTCACTGGAACTTTCGATCGACGCGGACTGGAGCGAGCAGTTCATCGGCGGCGAGTGGGTGGCCGCCGACAGCGGGGAGACCATCGCCGTCGAGGACCCTTCGACGCGCGAAACGGTCGCCGAAGTTCCCGAGGGGACCGAAGCCGACGTCGACGCCGCCTACGAGGCCGCCGCCGAAGCACAAGAAGAGTGGGCACAAGCGCCGCCTGCGCAACGACAGGAAGTCCTGGAGAACGTCCTCCACCTCCTCGAAGAACACGAGGAGGACATCGTCGGCCTGCTCGGCCGCGAGGCCGGCGGCTCCGCCGTCATGGGCGGGACGTCCGTCCACCTCGCCAGCGACCAGACGAACGAGGCGGCGACCCTGCCGCGGCGGATGAAAGGCGAGCACGCCGCCTCGAACATCCCGGGCAAGGAGAACATCGTCGAACGCCAGCCGAAAGGCGTCGTCACGGTCATCTCGCCGTGGAACTTCCCGCTGAACCTCTCGATGCGCGCCGTCGCGCCCGCCATCGCCGCCGGCAACAGCGTCGTGCTCAAGCCCTCCACGAACACCCCCATCGTGGGCGGGCTCCTGCTCGCGAAGCTCTTCGAGGAAGCCGGCCTTCCCGAGGGCGTGCTGAACGTCGTCACCGGCCGCGGCTCCGAAATCGGCGACCGCGTCGCCAGCCACCCCGAGAGCTCCGTCGTCGCGTTCACCGGTTCGACGCCCGTCGGCCGCCACGTCGCGGGGCTCGCCGGCGAGAACCTCGCCGTCCCGGCGATGGAGCTCGGCGGCAACAACGCCCACATCGTGACTGCGGACGCGGACCTCGACCAGGCCATCGATGCGGCAGTCTTCGGGTCGTTCGTCCACCAGGGCCAGGTCTGTATCTCCATCAATCGCCACCTCGTCCACGAGGACATCTACGACGAGTACGTCCAGAAGCTCACCGAGCGCGCGGAATCGCTGCCCGTCGGGAGCGCCCACGACCCGGAGACGGTCGTCGGGCCCATCATCGACGAGTCCCAGCGCGACGAGATGCTCGAATACGTCGAGGAAACTATCGACGCCGGCGCAACCCTCGAAACCGGCGGCGAAACCCTCGGCGTGGAGGGCGTCTCCGACTCGCTGGTCGTCGAGCCGACCGTGCTCTCGGACGTGACGAACGACATGTCCGCGGCGTGCTTCGAGCACTTCGGCCCCATCGCGCCGGTCATCCCGTTCTCGGACGTCGACGAGGCCGTCGAACTCGCCAACGATACGGAGTACGGTCTCTCCGGGAGCGTGCACGCGGGCGACCTCGGAACGGGTCGGGAGATTGCCGACCGGATGGACACCGGGATGGTCCACGTCAACGACCAGCCCATCAACGACGAAGCCCACGTGCCGTTCAGCGGGACGAACGCGTCCGGCGTCGGCGGCTACAACACCACGGACTTCCTCGACGAAGTCACCGAGCAGAAGTGGATTAGCGTCCAGCACGAACCCCGCGAGTACCCCTTCTAG
- a CDS encoding helix-turn-helix domain-containing protein, with protein MPANGPDDSVSPRNIVILKVRVANPTASTRELSGILADEYGIELSHNRISEILREMGEDGLYRETVIPDQSIFNHYLFRLSFHYPNFADQWEDCYWALRDDPHVLMFFNADSEYHWQFITQFRDNDHMQRWIHEFFKEFGGFISGFHNTVLHQVHKFQTDAAVFDEMLRETEEGRQYLAENERTES; from the coding sequence ATGCCAGCGAACGGGCCAGACGACTCAGTCTCCCCCCGAAACATCGTCATTCTGAAGGTGCGCGTCGCGAACCCGACCGCGTCGACGCGCGAACTCAGCGGGATTCTCGCCGACGAGTACGGCATCGAACTCTCCCACAATCGCATCAGCGAAATTCTCCGCGAGATGGGCGAAGACGGCCTCTACCGGGAGACGGTCATCCCCGACCAGAGCATCTTCAACCACTACCTGTTCCGGCTGTCCTTCCACTACCCGAACTTCGCCGACCAGTGGGAGGACTGCTACTGGGCGCTCCGTGACGACCCACACGTGTTGATGTTCTTCAACGCGGACTCGGAGTACCACTGGCAGTTCATCACGCAGTTCCGCGACAACGACCACATGCAGCGCTGGATTCACGAGTTCTTCAAGGAGTTCGGCGGGTTCATCTCGGGGTTCCACAACACCGTCCTCCATCAGGTCCACAAGTTCCAGACGGACGCCGCGGTGTTCGACGAGATGCTGCGCGAAACCGAGGAAGGCCGACAGTATCTCGCGGAGAACGAGAGGACTGAGAGCTAG